A portion of the Kribbella jejuensis genome contains these proteins:
- the kdpA gene encoding potassium-transporting ATPase subunit KdpA: MSDTAAGLLQVGLLLACLAAVYRPFGGYLARVYTSGKDLRIERATYKLFGVDPQVDQTWAVYARSLLAFSALSVVLLYLLQRLQHWLPLSLGLPNFASGLAFNTAASFVSNTNWQSYSPEATMGHLVQFAGLAVQNFLSAAVGITVAIALIRGFARAKTDRLGNFWVDLTRTVLRVLLPIAVIGTLALVAMGVVQNFSGGHEVTSVVGQTQTLPGGPVASQEVIKELGTNGGGYYNANSAHPFENPNGLSNLFEIFLLLVIPVCLTRTFGVMIKDKRQGYAILGVMGTLWAGFTFSATFFENQGAGTATHAAGAAMEGKETRFGEWASALFASSTTGTSTGAVNSMHDSYTPLGGGTALFHMMLGEVSPGGTGTGLYGMLILAVLAVFVAGLMVGRTPEYLKKKVTAREMKLVSLYILTTPVVVLVGASIAMGLATARASILNADSPHGFSEVLYAFTSAGNNNGSAFAGLNANIPFYNTALGLVMLLGRFVPIVFALALAGSLAKQQPVPVTQGTLPTHKALFVTLLVGTVLIVTGLTYFPALTLGPLAEGL, encoded by the coding sequence ATGTCCGACACCGCGGCCGGCCTGTTGCAGGTCGGCCTTCTGCTCGCGTGCCTGGCGGCCGTGTACCGCCCGTTCGGCGGGTACCTGGCCCGGGTCTACACGTCCGGCAAGGACCTGCGGATCGAGCGGGCGACGTACAAGCTGTTCGGCGTCGACCCGCAGGTCGACCAGACCTGGGCGGTCTACGCACGCTCGCTGCTCGCGTTCTCCGCGCTCAGCGTCGTCCTGCTGTACCTGCTCCAGCGGCTGCAGCACTGGTTGCCGTTGTCGCTCGGCCTGCCGAACTTCGCCTCCGGACTGGCCTTCAACACCGCAGCATCGTTCGTGTCGAACACGAACTGGCAGTCGTATTCACCTGAGGCGACGATGGGCCACCTGGTCCAGTTCGCCGGCCTCGCGGTCCAGAACTTCCTGTCCGCGGCCGTCGGCATCACGGTCGCGATCGCGTTGATCCGCGGGTTCGCCCGCGCGAAGACCGATCGGCTCGGCAACTTCTGGGTCGATCTGACCCGGACCGTACTACGGGTGCTGCTGCCGATCGCGGTGATCGGGACGCTCGCGCTGGTGGCGATGGGCGTCGTACAGAACTTCTCCGGCGGTCACGAGGTCACGTCCGTGGTCGGCCAGACCCAGACGCTCCCGGGCGGACCCGTCGCGAGCCAGGAGGTCATCAAGGAGCTCGGCACCAACGGCGGCGGCTACTACAACGCCAACTCCGCGCACCCGTTCGAGAATCCGAACGGCCTGTCGAACCTCTTCGAGATCTTCCTGCTGCTGGTCATCCCGGTCTGTCTGACCCGGACGTTCGGCGTGATGATCAAGGACAAGCGGCAGGGGTACGCGATCCTCGGCGTGATGGGCACGCTGTGGGCGGGGTTCACCTTCTCCGCGACGTTCTTCGAGAACCAGGGTGCCGGTACGGCGACCCATGCCGCGGGCGCTGCGATGGAGGGCAAGGAGACGCGCTTCGGCGAATGGGCGTCGGCGTTGTTCGCCAGCTCCACCACGGGTACGTCGACCGGCGCGGTGAACTCGATGCACGACTCGTACACCCCCCTCGGCGGCGGTACGGCGTTGTTCCACATGATGCTCGGCGAAGTCTCACCAGGCGGTACCGGTACCGGGCTCTACGGCATGCTGATCCTCGCCGTACTCGCCGTCTTCGTCGCGGGCCTGATGGTCGGGCGTACGCCGGAGTACCTGAAGAAGAAGGTCACCGCGCGCGAGATGAAGCTGGTCTCGTTGTACATCCTCACGACGCCGGTCGTCGTACTCGTCGGCGCCTCGATCGCGATGGGCCTGGCCACGGCACGAGCCTCGATCCTCAACGCGGACAGCCCGCACGGGTTCTCCGAGGTGCTGTACGCGTTCACGTCGGCCGGTAACAACAACGGCAGCGCGTTCGCCGGTCTCAACGCGAACATCCCCTTCTACAACACGGCTCTCGGGCTGGTGATGCTGCTCGGCCGGTTCGTACCGATCGTGTTCGCGCTCGCCCTGGCCGGGTCGCTCGCCAAGCAGCAGCCGGTACCGGTGACGCAGGGCACGCTGCCAACCCACAAGGCCCTGTTCGTGACGCTGCTCGTCGGCACCGTCCTGATCGTCACCGGCCTGACCTACTTCCCCGCACTGACTCTTGGACCCCTCGCGGAGGGACTGTGA
- the kdpF gene encoding K(+)-transporting ATPase subunit F, with the protein MNAENIAGLVVAVALVVYLIAALVFPERF; encoded by the coding sequence GTGAACGCTGAGAACATCGCCGGCCTGGTCGTGGCCGTTGCCTTGGTCGTCTATCTGATCGCCGCGCTGGTCTTTCCCGAGAGGTTCTGA
- a CDS encoding PhzF family phenazine biosynthesis protein — protein MRIRVVDAFAERPFTGNPAGVCVLESGPWPDDSWMQSVAAEMNHAETAFVRPSERADADWDLRWFTPTLEERLCGHATLATTHALAADGLVSGKVAFSSLSGILIATVADDGITLDFPINRPTATPAPDGLAAALQAEPLETYVTGELRDLLVVLGDEATVRAVVPDFDALAGIIQRGNLRGVVVTAAGSSEYDFVSRFFAPAAGIPEDPVTGSAHTSLAPYWSERLGRPELTGYQASPRGGIVHVIPAGDRVHLKGNAITILDGELFI, from the coding sequence ATGAGGATTCGCGTGGTTGATGCCTTTGCGGAGCGGCCGTTCACGGGAAACCCGGCCGGCGTGTGCGTACTGGAGTCGGGTCCGTGGCCCGACGACAGTTGGATGCAGAGCGTCGCGGCCGAGATGAACCATGCCGAGACCGCCTTCGTACGACCGTCGGAACGAGCAGATGCCGACTGGGATCTGCGCTGGTTCACGCCGACACTCGAGGAGAGGCTCTGCGGTCACGCAACGCTCGCGACCACACACGCGCTGGCCGCGGACGGGCTGGTGTCCGGGAAGGTCGCGTTCTCCTCCCTCAGCGGCATCCTGATCGCGACGGTCGCGGACGACGGCATCACGCTGGACTTCCCGATCAACCGACCGACCGCCACCCCGGCCCCGGACGGACTCGCCGCCGCACTCCAGGCCGAGCCGCTCGAAACGTACGTGACCGGCGAGCTCCGCGATCTGCTCGTTGTGCTGGGTGACGAGGCGACGGTACGCGCGGTAGTTCCCGACTTCGACGCACTGGCGGGAATCATCCAGCGCGGCAACCTCCGCGGGGTGGTCGTCACGGCAGCGGGCTCGTCGGAGTACGACTTCGTGTCGCGCTTCTTCGCACCAGCGGCTGGCATCCCAGAAGACCCGGTAACAGGCAGCGCCCACACAAGCCTCGCCCCATATTGGTCCGAACGCCTCGGCCGCCCCGAACTAACCGGCTACCAGGCCTCCCCCCGCGGCGGCATCGTCCACGTCATCCCCGCTGGCGACCGCGTCCACCTAAAAGGCAACGCAATCACCATCCTCGACGGCGAGTTGTTCATCTAG
- a CDS encoding TIGR03118 family protein — MSLRSIAVVTAFAGSLALVAPATADAHGTSHNLAVRQVNLVSDQRGAAVRQDPDLVNPWGLSLGATTPLWVSNNGTDSSTLYSSAPGSNDATKVTAIRVGVPAPTGQVNNPTTGFVLSNGKVSAPANFIFASEEGKIAAWSRLVDPPIGDAEIKATTPGAEYKGLALANDHLFAANFTQHRIDVFDNMFQRVRLPRWAFRDHRVPRGYAPFNVQALGDRLFVTYALVNQKTGDEIDGPGLGFVDEFSVHGRLIARVAAHGTLNAPWGLALAPSAWGQPAGTLLVGNFGNGRINVFRPRHDGGYAFAGQVRDTYGKTLVIDGLWALLQGTATTGGTNVLWFSAGPDDESHGLLGQLQMP, encoded by the coding sequence ATGTCACTGCGCTCAATCGCAGTTGTGACCGCGTTCGCCGGCAGCCTCGCACTGGTCGCACCCGCGACCGCCGACGCGCACGGTACGTCGCACAATCTCGCCGTACGGCAGGTGAATCTGGTCTCCGACCAGCGGGGCGCCGCCGTCCGTCAGGATCCTGACCTGGTCAACCCGTGGGGCCTGTCGCTCGGCGCGACCACTCCATTGTGGGTGTCCAACAACGGTACGGACTCGTCGACGCTGTACTCGTCCGCACCGGGCTCGAACGACGCCACCAAGGTGACGGCGATCCGGGTCGGAGTGCCGGCGCCGACCGGACAGGTCAACAACCCGACCACCGGGTTCGTCCTCAGCAACGGCAAGGTCAGCGCGCCCGCGAACTTCATCTTCGCCAGCGAGGAGGGAAAGATCGCGGCCTGGAGCCGGCTGGTCGACCCGCCGATCGGCGATGCCGAGATCAAGGCCACGACGCCCGGCGCCGAGTACAAGGGCCTCGCGCTCGCCAACGACCACCTGTTCGCCGCGAACTTCACCCAGCACCGGATCGACGTCTTCGACAACATGTTCCAGCGGGTGCGGCTGCCGCGCTGGGCGTTCCGGGACCACCGGGTGCCGCGCGGGTACGCGCCGTTCAACGTGCAGGCGCTCGGTGACCGCCTCTTCGTCACGTACGCCCTGGTCAACCAGAAGACCGGCGACGAGATCGACGGCCCGGGCCTCGGGTTCGTCGACGAGTTCTCCGTCCACGGCAGGCTGATCGCCCGCGTGGCCGCGCACGGAACCCTCAACGCTCCTTGGGGTCTCGCGCTCGCACCGTCCGCCTGGGGTCAGCCGGCAGGCACGCTGCTCGTCGGCAACTTCGGCAACGGGCGCATCAACGTGTTCCGTCCGCGGCACGACGGCGGCTACGCGTTCGCCGGCCAGGTCCGCGACACCTACGGCAAGACGCTGGTGATCGACGGTCTCTGGGCACTCCTCCAAGGCACCGCCACCACCGGCGGTACCAACGTCCTGTGGTTCTCCGCCGGCCCCGACGACGAGTCCCACGGTCTCCTCGGCCAACTCCAGATGCCGTAA
- a CDS encoding phosphotransferase family protein: MERTVERLLRELTGQDVRVVARSDLGSSADAPVARLTLDRSYDGIGRTVIAKGRRLVDDAWASAGRRDNEQRALEHLRDTGLAPRLLARVPGGLTVMTDLGAPTEVGPPTVRSGVGAVTVQGLLFGEDAEAATRGLVAMAELAGRLHRTVSPDFTAAQEIPFLDHPLELWPEVTQAVGELNFPTPRDVELDELSAALEETTFTHGDFTPNNVVLSDGRARMIDLEAAGRRHPGLDAACLRLPFPQYGHWAVLPPSVVKAMDRAYRRELDADDATYERLMATGCATWAVVRLARLRMIASAEQDLVRRRTQLVQTLESAAGASGVVYPAFGAWFAELAGAMRLRWEEARLPPRTFRCFSNQ; encoded by the coding sequence GTGGAGCGGACCGTCGAACGACTACTGCGGGAGCTGACCGGGCAGGACGTTCGCGTCGTCGCCCGGTCGGACCTCGGGAGTAGTGCCGACGCTCCGGTGGCCCGGCTGACGCTCGATCGCTCGTACGACGGGATCGGCCGGACCGTCATCGCCAAGGGCCGTCGGCTGGTCGACGACGCCTGGGCGTCGGCCGGGCGCCGGGACAACGAGCAGCGGGCGCTCGAACACCTGCGGGACACCGGTCTCGCGCCGCGGCTCCTCGCGCGTGTTCCGGGTGGGTTGACCGTGATGACGGACCTCGGCGCACCGACGGAGGTCGGCCCGCCGACGGTGCGGTCGGGTGTCGGGGCGGTGACGGTGCAGGGGTTGTTGTTCGGGGAGGATGCGGAGGCGGCGACCCGCGGACTCGTGGCGATGGCGGAGCTCGCCGGCAGGCTGCACCGGACCGTTTCGCCTGACTTCACCGCGGCCCAGGAGATCCCGTTCCTCGACCATCCGTTGGAGCTGTGGCCCGAGGTGACGCAGGCCGTCGGCGAACTCAACTTCCCCACGCCACGCGATGTCGAGCTCGACGAGCTTTCGGCCGCGCTGGAAGAGACGACCTTCACGCACGGCGACTTCACACCGAACAACGTCGTACTCTCGGACGGCCGGGCGCGGATGATCGACCTGGAGGCCGCGGGGCGCCGGCATCCTGGGCTCGACGCGGCGTGCCTGCGGTTGCCGTTTCCGCAGTACGGTCACTGGGCAGTGCTGCCACCCAGCGTGGTGAAGGCGATGGACCGGGCGTATCGGCGCGAGCTCGACGCGGACGATGCGACGTACGAGCGTCTGATGGCCACTGGGTGTGCCACGTGGGCGGTCGTCCGGTTGGCGCGGCTGCGGATGATCGCGTCTGCCGAGCAGGACCTCGTGCGTCGTCGCACGCAGCTCGTGCAGACGTTGGAGTCGGCCGCCGGCGCATCCGGTGTGGTCTATCCGGCCTTCGGCGCGTGGTTCGCGGAGTTGGCCGGTGCGATGCGGCTGCGATGGGAAGAAGCTCGGCTGCCACCGCGGACGTTCAGGTGTTTCTCGAACCAGTGA
- a CDS encoding MarR family winged helix-turn-helix transcriptional regulator has translation MGVVEVRRFNRLVTQRIGALQEDYLSRGRPLGADRVLWEIGSGCDVRSLRARLDLDSGYLSRLLRQLEGAGLVTVEPGATDARVRMARLTSAGEAERQVLDERSDELATSILEPLSESQRRRLVTAMDEVTRLLTASMVRVEPVDPRLPAAQYCLNEYFAELGRRFDHGFDRTRSISADNAELTPPAGLLLLATLCSEPIGCGALKLHGDDPAEIKRMWVSPDARGLGLGRRLLTELEHAAAAHGAPAVRLETNRTLAEAIALYRSSGYQEVPAFNDEPYAHHWFEKHLNVRGGSRASSHRSRIAPANSANHAPKAG, from the coding sequence ATGGGTGTCGTCGAGGTACGGCGGTTCAACCGGCTCGTCACGCAGCGGATCGGCGCGTTGCAGGAGGACTACCTGTCCCGCGGCCGTCCGCTCGGCGCGGACCGGGTGTTGTGGGAGATCGGCTCGGGGTGCGACGTCCGATCGCTGCGCGCCCGCCTCGACCTCGACTCCGGGTACCTGAGCCGCCTGCTCCGCCAACTGGAAGGCGCCGGACTCGTCACAGTCGAGCCCGGCGCGACGGATGCACGAGTCCGCATGGCCCGGCTGACCTCGGCGGGCGAGGCCGAGCGGCAGGTACTGGACGAGCGATCGGACGAGCTCGCTACGTCGATCCTGGAACCGTTGAGCGAGTCGCAGCGGCGGCGGCTGGTGACCGCGATGGATGAGGTCACGCGGCTGCTGACCGCGTCGATGGTGCGGGTCGAGCCGGTCGATCCACGACTGCCGGCGGCGCAGTACTGCTTGAACGAGTACTTCGCCGAGCTCGGCCGCCGGTTCGACCACGGGTTCGACCGTACCCGCAGCATCTCGGCGGACAACGCCGAACTCACGCCCCCGGCCGGCTTGTTGCTGCTGGCAACGCTCTGCTCGGAGCCGATCGGCTGCGGCGCGCTGAAGTTGCACGGCGACGATCCGGCCGAGATCAAACGGATGTGGGTCTCACCGGACGCCCGCGGCCTGGGCCTCGGCCGCCGCCTGCTGACCGAACTCGAACACGCCGCGGCCGCGCACGGCGCTCCCGCCGTACGGCTGGAAACCAACCGGACCCTCGCCGAGGCGATCGCCCTCTACCGAAGCTCCGGCTACCAGGAGGTCCCGGCCTTCAACGACGAGCCGTACGCGCATCACTGGTTCGAGAAACACCTGAACGTCCGCGGTGGCAGCCGAGCTTCTTCCCATCGCAGCCGCATCGCACCGGCCAACTCCGCGAACCACGCGCCGAAGGCCGGATAG
- a CDS encoding class I SAM-dependent methyltransferase, with translation MIENEAVPYRTGTVRDDVERALVAAGKQLDKLEVAELAMLEDYHTGGRLATAQLVELAGIDQSAKVLDAGTGIGGTARYVADRFGCEVTAVDLSDEYCDTARWLNGLVGLGERIDVQQADVTALPFDGKTYDVVFSQHVQMNVADKLALYREAVRVLKPGGRLVLWDLTVGEGAEPDYPLPWADTPARSYLATPAELRSSIEAAGLVVDHWRDLTADVGAMMRTIQSLPPSPLGLQAFVPDFRQRAKNLTEALVDGRLRAIQAVAKR, from the coding sequence ATGATCGAGAACGAAGCGGTCCCGTACCGGACCGGAACTGTGCGTGACGACGTGGAGCGCGCACTTGTTGCCGCGGGCAAGCAGCTGGACAAGCTCGAGGTCGCCGAGCTGGCGATGCTGGAGGACTACCACACCGGCGGCCGCCTCGCGACGGCCCAATTGGTGGAGTTGGCCGGCATCGACCAGTCGGCGAAGGTGCTCGACGCGGGCACCGGCATCGGCGGTACGGCACGTTACGTCGCGGACCGCTTCGGCTGCGAGGTGACCGCCGTCGACCTGTCGGACGAGTACTGCGACACGGCCCGCTGGCTCAACGGCCTCGTCGGGCTCGGCGAGCGGATCGACGTACAGCAGGCGGATGTGACCGCCCTGCCGTTCGACGGCAAGACGTACGACGTCGTGTTCAGTCAGCACGTACAGATGAACGTGGCCGACAAGCTTGCCCTCTACCGCGAGGCGGTGCGGGTCCTGAAACCTGGCGGCCGGCTCGTGCTGTGGGATCTGACCGTCGGCGAGGGAGCGGAGCCCGACTACCCGCTGCCGTGGGCCGACACGCCCGCCCGGAGCTACCTCGCCACGCCGGCCGAGCTGCGCTCATCCATCGAAGCAGCCGGGCTCGTCGTCGATCACTGGCGGGACCTGACCGCGGATGTCGGCGCGATGATGCGGACGATCCAGTCGCTGCCGCCGAGTCCGCTCGGTCTGCAGGCGTTCGTCCCCGACTTCCGGCAGCGCGCGAAGAACCTCACCGAAGCTCTCGTCGACGGTCGGCTGCGGGCGATCCAGGCGGTAGCGAAACGGTAG
- a CDS encoding TetR/AcrR family transcriptional regulator, protein MSEPAARRRWPRGDVRAGLVAAGVELARGGGPDAVVLREATRIVGVVPNAAYRHFADRDELLAAVCAAAMDELSARMSDGIAKVRGRRGNPAAAGRRLAAIGAAYLEFARTEPGLFAAAYAVPQQHTYAARSDGARTPLELLCSQLDELVEAGILDPRRRKGIEYPIWSLVHGTAVLTGQGPLRDRPEADLRKIEALTRSFIGNGLT, encoded by the coding sequence ATGAGCGAACCAGCAGCGCGCCGACGGTGGCCCCGCGGCGACGTCCGGGCCGGCCTGGTCGCGGCCGGGGTCGAGCTGGCGCGCGGGGGCGGTCCCGATGCCGTCGTACTGCGGGAGGCGACCCGGATCGTCGGGGTCGTACCGAATGCGGCGTACCGGCATTTCGCCGACCGCGACGAGTTGCTCGCCGCGGTCTGCGCGGCGGCGATGGACGAGCTGAGTGCGCGGATGTCCGACGGCATCGCCAAGGTCCGCGGGCGGCGCGGGAATCCGGCGGCGGCCGGGCGGCGGCTCGCGGCGATCGGCGCGGCGTACCTGGAGTTCGCGCGCACGGAGCCCGGACTGTTCGCGGCGGCTTACGCGGTGCCGCAGCAGCACACCTACGCCGCGCGCTCCGATGGCGCGCGGACCCCGCTGGAGCTCCTCTGCTCCCAGCTCGACGAGCTGGTGGAAGCCGGGATCCTCGACCCGCGGCGGCGCAAAGGTATCGAGTACCCGATCTGGTCGCTCGTGCACGGGACAGCCGTGCTCACCGGGCAGGGGCCGCTGCGGGACAGGCCGGAAGCGGACCTGCGGAAAATCGAGGCCTTGACCAGATCCTTCATCGGAAACGGTCTGACCTGA
- a CDS encoding cysteine dioxygenase encodes MTAQPIDVPNVPARQASRLVELNNCLSLDDLPGRDLTPAELSELAASIAAQPHLWEDQVAYSDEERVFASLHRDANVDVWLICWTPVNDTGWHDHDVSSGAVAVARGKLVEHNLAIGTESIETEVEAGDVYGFGPDHIHRLTGLDKGSVTVHAYSPPLWRMGQYSVKDGVLRRVSVSYADELRPID; translated from the coding sequence GTGACTGCTCAGCCAATCGACGTACCCAACGTCCCGGCGCGTCAGGCCAGCCGGCTCGTGGAGCTCAACAACTGTCTGTCGCTGGACGACCTTCCGGGCCGCGACCTGACGCCGGCGGAGCTGTCCGAGCTGGCCGCGTCGATCGCCGCGCAGCCGCACCTGTGGGAGGACCAGGTCGCGTACAGCGACGAGGAGCGGGTCTTCGCCTCGCTGCACCGGGACGCGAACGTCGACGTCTGGCTGATCTGCTGGACGCCCGTCAACGACACCGGCTGGCACGACCACGACGTCTCCTCCGGTGCGGTGGCCGTTGCCCGGGGCAAGCTCGTCGAGCACAACCTGGCGATCGGCACCGAGTCGATCGAGACCGAGGTCGAGGCCGGCGACGTGTACGGGTTCGGCCCGGATCACATCCACCGGCTGACGGGCCTCGACAAGGGCAGCGTCACCGTGCACGCGTACAGCCCGCCGCTGTGGCGGATGGGCCAGTACTCCGTGAAGGACGGCGTACTCCGCCGGGTCTCCGTCTCGTACGCCGACGAACTCCGTCCGATCGACTGA
- a CDS encoding amidohydrolase family protein, whose amino-acid sequence MIDVHQHLWPEAFVERLRARREPPYLDGWTLHTATEAPYDVDPAAHEIDKRVALEQDAGTQLAAVSLSSPLGIEELGDADLLAAWHEGAAEFPKPFRAWASVDLREPAGLKDLLDKGFLGLQLPAHVLTTPSGWEAQADLLQILEQANKPILVHPGMARTSEEQCWWAPVVDYTTQLQAAWWAWHALGGRRTYPKLRLCFAAAAGLAPVHHERLAARGGRLGTIDPNLYVDTSSYGPQGIDAVARVLGIDQVVHGTDRPYADTADLRQGAAATAVIRRDNPFRLLFGTTTPERGVQ is encoded by the coding sequence ATGATCGACGTCCACCAGCACCTCTGGCCGGAAGCTTTCGTGGAGCGGCTCCGGGCCCGCCGCGAGCCGCCGTACCTCGACGGCTGGACGCTGCACACCGCCACCGAGGCGCCGTACGACGTGGATCCGGCCGCGCACGAGATCGACAAGCGGGTCGCGCTCGAACAGGACGCCGGCACCCAACTGGCCGCGGTGTCGCTGTCGAGCCCGCTCGGGATAGAAGAGCTTGGCGACGCCGACCTGCTGGCTGCCTGGCATGAGGGCGCGGCCGAGTTCCCGAAGCCGTTCCGCGCTTGGGCCTCCGTGGATCTACGGGAACCCGCCGGCCTGAAAGACCTTCTGGACAAAGGCTTCCTGGGCCTCCAGTTGCCGGCGCACGTGCTGACGACGCCGTCCGGCTGGGAAGCACAAGCCGACCTGCTGCAGATACTCGAGCAGGCGAACAAGCCGATCCTCGTGCACCCCGGTATGGCGCGGACCTCCGAGGAGCAGTGCTGGTGGGCGCCGGTCGTCGACTACACGACCCAGTTGCAGGCGGCGTGGTGGGCGTGGCATGCGTTGGGCGGACGCCGTACGTACCCGAAGCTCCGGCTCTGCTTCGCTGCCGCCGCCGGTCTCGCGCCGGTGCACCACGAACGGCTCGCCGCCCGCGGCGGGCGGCTCGGCACCATCGACCCGAATCTGTACGTCGACACCTCGAGCTACGGCCCGCAGGGGATCGACGCGGTCGCGCGCGTGCTCGGTATCGACCAGGTCGTGCACGGCACCGACCGGCCGTACGCCGACACCGCCGACCTCCGCCAAGGCGCCGCCGCAACCGCGGTGATCCGCCGTGACAACCCCTTCCGACTTTTGTTCGGTACCACTACTCCTGAGAGGGGAGTGCAGTGA
- a CDS encoding LacI family DNA-binding transcriptional regulator, whose protein sequence is MSGTGRRPTLKDIAAETGLSMAAVSYALRGLHGTPETRQRVQEAAERLGYQADPVARALASGRSGSIGVLCASLEDLWQQRVAAALGRELLAPDRNAWIIDSAGDADRQLELAQHLVDHRADAIVVVPINPAAKAWAAIAREVPVIAIGDALPAAKAKSEVILDNETGVTTALRRLADAGHHNLAVLSPTRRFEVERPAEQIAQRVGRDLGLDIRLLQCPHDLAGATEVARSLLTADRRPTGILALADSMAFGVYAASRELGLTIPDDLSLLGYDDQPMSQLLTPPLSTFHWPLDDLVAHVVTRVTSAVDTNRRVRRTTLTPTLIERGSVAAPPV, encoded by the coding sequence ATGTCCGGAACCGGCCGGAGGCCAACCCTCAAGGACATCGCCGCCGAGACCGGGCTCTCGATGGCCGCCGTGTCGTACGCGCTGCGCGGTCTGCACGGCACGCCCGAGACCCGGCAGCGGGTCCAGGAGGCGGCCGAGCGGCTCGGCTACCAGGCCGATCCGGTCGCGCGTGCGCTCGCGTCGGGCCGCAGCGGTTCGATCGGCGTACTCTGCGCCTCGCTCGAAGATCTCTGGCAGCAGCGCGTCGCCGCCGCCCTCGGCCGCGAACTGCTCGCCCCCGACCGGAACGCCTGGATCATCGACTCGGCCGGCGACGCCGACCGCCAGCTCGAGCTGGCCCAGCACCTGGTCGACCACCGCGCCGACGCGATCGTCGTCGTACCCATCAACCCGGCCGCGAAGGCCTGGGCCGCGATCGCCCGCGAGGTCCCGGTGATCGCGATCGGCGACGCACTCCCGGCCGCGAAGGCGAAGTCCGAGGTGATCCTCGACAACGAGACCGGCGTCACCACGGCCCTGCGCCGCCTCGCCGACGCCGGCCACCACAACCTCGCCGTACTCAGCCCGACCCGTCGCTTCGAGGTCGAACGTCCCGCCGAACAGATCGCCCAACGCGTCGGCCGCGACCTCGGCCTGGACATCCGGTTGCTGCAATGCCCGCACGACCTCGCCGGTGCGACCGAGGTCGCCCGTTCCTTGCTGACCGCGGACCGCCGGCCGACCGGAATCCTCGCGCTGGCCGACTCGATGGCCTTCGGCGTGTACGCCGCCAGCCGCGAACTCGGCCTCACCATCCCCGACGACCTGTCCCTGCTCGGCTACGACGACCAGCCCATGTCCCAACTGCTGACGCCGCCGCTGTCCACGTTCCACTGGCCCCTGGACGACCTGGTCGCGCACGTCGTCACCCGCGTGACGTCCGCTGTGGACACCAACCGCCGAGTCCGCCGAACCACGCTCACCCCCACGCTCATCGAACGCGGCTCGGTCGCCGCCCCGCCGGTTTAG
- a CDS encoding SDR family NAD(P)-dependent oxidoreductase gives MSAVLVTGSTGGIGTATVGLLRRRGFTVYAGARGPADFGPGVHVVPLDVADPESVAAAAKRIASEVDGLAAVINNAGVIVQGPLELVPADEWLRQLEVNTLGPASVIREFLPLLRAGSGRIVNVSAATGRVAMPLLGALSASKAGLEALSNALRLELAPWKIPVVVVEPGTTQTEIFTRAGAAAEAALHRTDPARVDLYRPHLAAYEKAMTRFKPGPVDKVAEVIVRAVEARRPRRRYAVAEARTFGAILPNLPAALRDRLLATATGLSAIEPQ, from the coding sequence ATGAGTGCGGTTCTCGTGACCGGATCCACCGGCGGCATCGGTACGGCGACCGTCGGACTGCTGCGGCGCCGCGGATTCACGGTGTACGCCGGGGCGCGCGGACCGGCCGACTTCGGGCCGGGCGTGCACGTCGTACCGCTGGACGTCGCCGACCCGGAGAGTGTCGCGGCGGCGGCGAAACGGATCGCGAGTGAGGTCGACGGGCTGGCCGCGGTGATCAACAACGCCGGCGTGATCGTGCAGGGCCCGCTCGAACTGGTACCTGCCGACGAATGGCTCCGCCAGCTGGAGGTGAACACCCTCGGCCCGGCGTCGGTCATCCGCGAATTCCTGCCGCTGCTCCGTGCGGGTTCCGGCCGGATCGTCAACGTCAGCGCGGCGACCGGCCGGGTCGCGATGCCGCTCCTCGGTGCGTTGTCCGCAAGCAAGGCCGGCCTCGAGGCGCTCTCCAACGCTCTTCGCCTTGAGCTCGCGCCCTGGAAGATCCCGGTCGTGGTGGTAGAACCCGGCACGACGCAAACCGAGATCTTCACCCGAGCAGGCGCCGCGGCCGAGGCGGCACTCCACCGCACCGACCCGGCGCGAGTCGACCTCTACCGCCCCCACCTGGCGGCCTACGAAAAGGCCATGACCCGTTTTAAGCCAGGTCCGGTCGACAAGGTCGCCGAGGTGATCGTCCGCGCCGTCGAAGCCCGCCGCCCCCGCCGCCGCTATGCGGTAGCCGAGGCTCGGACGTTCGGCGCGATCCTGCCCAACCTCCCGGCCGCCCTCCGCGATCGCCTCCTGGCCACAGCCACCGGCCTCAGTGCCATCGAACCGCAGTGA